From the endosymbiont of Bathymodiolus septemdierum str. Myojin knoll genome, one window contains:
- a CDS encoding methyltransferase family protein, translating to MMLIITTKHQLIMIYVIVQFSCIAYFLFNARFEALNSLDYGLIAVAVVIGISAMATMKLDNLNIVPSLKDQHQLVISGIYRWIRHPMYTSVLLLSYVFASTNDHKIAQFAMLILVVDLFLKSNLEEKLLLQRFSAYRNYREKTGRFIPFL from the coding sequence ATGATGCTTATTATAACTACCAAGCACCAATTAATTATGATTTATGTGATTGTTCAATTTAGCTGTATTGCTTACTTTCTCTTTAACGCCCGCTTTGAGGCTTTAAATTCACTGGACTATGGTCTAATTGCCGTTGCCGTTGTCATTGGGATAAGCGCTATGGCAACAATGAAACTCGACAATCTCAATATCGTGCCGAGCCTAAAAGATCAACATCAATTAGTCATAAGTGGCATTTATCGCTGGATTCGTCACCCAATGTATACCAGTGTTTTACTCTTGTCTTATGTATTTGCATCTACCAACGACCATAAAATCGCACAGTTCGCAATGCTAATATTGGTGGTTGATTTGTTTCTAAAGTCCAACTTAGAGGAAAAATTATTACTGCAACGCTTCAGCGCTTATCGAAACTATCGAGAAAAAACTGGGCGCTTTATTCCATTTTTATAA